A single window of Aphidius gifuensis isolate YNYX2018 linkage group LG1, ASM1490517v1, whole genome shotgun sequence DNA harbors:
- the LOC122859891 gene encoding WD repeat-containing protein DDB_G0292056 isoform X7, with protein sequence MFIKNLTGTIDKVSVKQERPDEAEIRELAAKMVEANKAKMLTAIPGASQRPAGAAQSCTMLGYLTGKKTNDTTTSKTTTVEGKVPLDDESQRGKFGWITFDKSFIPFIYRGSEKYCAVRILEAKLLNKYLTFLHADIYSCTCIKSYFITEAESKLFNEINIKHCENQFGKEQFTTKDLVVRLSDAKEFYAFLDVCYTKLTSQNVTTGQKSEKCGFIRINKESVVPYTVKDNLKYVPLFYFEGETDNLKLKAEKLEGWDLSYLKFCCKVQGIRNELFSSETCSVISLSDIKSYFPPGTGFEDYWPSKVTDSQLFGGKSGPSAGGWTKQPPAPPSSSSSKSVTVHNNNNNNNNSNNNSNKNSLNTRTSTLQNMVTRNSTNNSNMCQVSQSRSSSTTHQSHPSPTGVSSNVRSSNNSQQMINSVPAGLNGWSGLVGGQAAFQQATLVPQSNSIIRMPTNSSLNMHNQMTTSKGYAQQQQQQQQQQQQQQSRSNRSGSSNSQQYPSYPVTTMQGSAQPQPPPLVRPSSHSNQSNLGYPTYGKDDWGGSAYATSNLSSTYPQMLNLSNEQVHALLHPQSSASALMSHNQRHTPPAHNTSHPKYPPPLIPVANGSSNNSGHLPRRKALIPISEPNPSSSTIAPYNVQKALVAEKFVPCINFKPYIYSELLMTLPDFVQNFFPDHNVESCRHVMTEVLGVDLYRGNRYQMKKLLEAEKCSSINDELPLVQVSNLLKYMPQMKYMLRSMPTPAHSPEEHSAKKRQRTS encoded by the exons atgtttataaaaaatttgacgg GGACAATTGATAAAGTATCAGTAAAACAAGAGCGACCAGATGAAGCGGAAATCCGTGAATTGGCTGCCAAAATGGTGGAAGCAAACAAGGCGAAAATGTTAACAGCAATACCTGGTGCATCACAAAGACCAGCTGGTGCAGCTCAATCTTGTACAATGCTTGGTTATTTAACgggtaaaaaaacaaatgatacaacaacatcaaaaacaacaacagttGAGGGTAAAGTACCACTTGATGATGAAAGTCAACGTGGTAAATTTGGTTGGATAACATTTGACAAATCTTTTATACCATTTATTTATCGTGGTAGTGAAAAATATTGTGCTGTTAGAATACTTGAAGCAAAGCTATTGAATAAGTACCTGACATTTCTTCATGCTGATATATACAGTTGTACATGtattaaaagttattttataaCTGAAGCTGaaagtaaattattcaatgaaataaatataaaacattgtGAAAATCAATTTGGTAAAGAACAATTTACAACAAAAGATCTTGTTGTTAGATTATCTGATGCCAAGGAATTTTATGCATTTCTTGATGTTTGTTATACTAAATTAACAAGTCAAAATGTAACAACTGGacaaaaaagtgaaaaatgtGGTTTTATACGTATTAATAAAGAATCAGTTGTTCCTTATACTgttaaagataatttaaaatatgtaccattattttattttgaaggtGAAACAGATAATCTTAAATTAAAAGCTGAAAAACTTGAGGGTTGggatttatcatatttaaaattttgttgtaaagtACAGGGTATaagaaatgaattattttcaagtgaaaCATGTTCAGTTATAAGTCTTAGTGACATTAAAAGTTATTTTCCACCTGGTACTGGTTTTGAAGATTATTGGCCAAGTAAAGTTACAGATTCACAATTATTTGGTGGTAAAAGTGGTCCATCAGCTGGTGGATGGACTAAACAACCACCagcaccaccatcatcatcatcatcaaaatcagTGACagttcataataataataacaataataataatagtaataataatagtaataaaaattcattaaatacaaGAACATCAACATTACAAAATATGGTTACAcgtaattcaacaaataattcaaatatgtGTCAAGTTAGTCAATCaagatcatcatcaacaacacatCAATCACATCCATCACCAACAGGAGTATCATCAAATGTTagatcatcaaataattcacaACAAATGATTAATTCTGTACCAGCTGGACTTAATGGTTGGTCTGGTCTTGTTGGTGGACAAGCTGCATTTCAGCAAGCAACTCTAGTTCCTCAATCAAATTCAATCATAAGAATGCCaacaaattcatcattaaatatgCACAAT cAAATGACAACGTCCAAAGGATAtgcacaacaacaacagcaacagcagcaacaacagcagcaacaacagtcAAGAAGTAACAGAAGTGGTAGTAGCAATTCACAACAGTATCCATCATATCCTGTAACCACCATGCAAGGATCAGCTCAGCCTCAACCACCTCCTCTTGTTAGACCATCAAGTCATTCAAATCAATCTAATCTTGG TTATCCAACCTATGGGAAGGATGACTG GGGAGGATCAGCATATGCaacatcaaatttatcaagtacttATCCACAAATGCTTAATTTAAGTAATGAACAAGTACATGCATTATTGCATCCTCAATCATCAGCATCAGCTTTGATGTCACATAATCAACGACATACACCACCTGCACATAATACATCTCATCCAAAGTATCCACCACCATTGATACCAGTTGCTAATGGATCATCTAATAATTCAGG tcattTACCAAGAAGAAAAGCATTGATACCAATCTCGGAACCAAATCCATCAAGTAGCACAATTGCACCATATAATGTACAAAAAGCACTTGTTGCTGAAAAATTTGTTCCATGTATCAATTTTAAACCTTACATATATTCTGAATTACTAATGACACTGCCTGATTTtgtccaaaatttttttcctgatCATAATGTTGAAAGTTGTCGACATGTTATGACTGAAGTACTTGGAGTTGACTTGTATCGAGGAAATAg gtatcaaatgaaaaaattattggaagCTGAAAAATGTTCATCAATAAATGACGAATTACCTCTTGTACAAGTGagtaatttattgaaatatatgccacaaatgaaatacatgttACGAAGTATGCCAACACCAGCTCATTCACCAGAAGAACATTCTGCTAAAAAACGTCAACGTACAAGCTAG
- the LOC122859891 gene encoding WD repeat-containing protein DDB_G0292056 isoform X8: MQGTIDKVSVKQERPDEAEIRELAAKMVEANKAKMLTAIPGASQRPAGAAQSCTMLGYLTGKKTNDTTTSKTTTVEGKVPLDDESQRGKFGWITFDKSFIPFIYRGSEKYCAVRILEAKLLNKYLTFLHADIYSCTCIKSYFITEAESKLFNEINIKHCENQFGKEQFTTKDLVVRLSDAKEFYAFLDVCYTKLTSQNVTTGQKSEKCGFIRINKESVVPYTVKDNLKYVPLFYFEGETDNLKLKAEKLEGWDLSYLKFCCKVQGIRNELFSSETCSVISLSDIKSYFPPGTGFEDYWPSKVTDSQLFGGKSGPSAGGWTKQPPAPPSSSSSKSVTVHNNNNNNNNSNNNSNKNSLNTRTSTLQNMVTRNSTNNSNMCQVSQSRSSSTTHQSHPSPTGVSSNVRSSNNSQQMINSVPAGLNGWSGLVGGQAAFQQATLVPQSNSIIRMPTNSSLNMHNQMTTSKGYAQQQQQQQQQQQQQQSRSNRSGSSNSQQYPSYPVTTMQGSAQPQPPPLVRPSSHSNQSNLGYPTYGKDDWGGSAYATSNLSSTYPQMLNLSNEQVHALLHPQSSASALMSHNQRHTPPAHNTSHPKYPPPLIPVANGSSNNSGHLPRRKALIPISEPNPSSSTIAPYNVQKALVAEKFVPCINFKPYIYSELLMTLPDFVQNFFPDHNVESCRHVMTEVLGVDLYRGNRYQMKKLLEAEKCSSINDELPLVQVSNLLKYMPQMKYMLRSMPTPAHSPEEHSAKKRQRTS, encoded by the exons ATGCAGg GGACAATTGATAAAGTATCAGTAAAACAAGAGCGACCAGATGAAGCGGAAATCCGTGAATTGGCTGCCAAAATGGTGGAAGCAAACAAGGCGAAAATGTTAACAGCAATACCTGGTGCATCACAAAGACCAGCTGGTGCAGCTCAATCTTGTACAATGCTTGGTTATTTAACgggtaaaaaaacaaatgatacaacaacatcaaaaacaacaacagttGAGGGTAAAGTACCACTTGATGATGAAAGTCAACGTGGTAAATTTGGTTGGATAACATTTGACAAATCTTTTATACCATTTATTTATCGTGGTAGTGAAAAATATTGTGCTGTTAGAATACTTGAAGCAAAGCTATTGAATAAGTACCTGACATTTCTTCATGCTGATATATACAGTTGTACATGtattaaaagttattttataaCTGAAGCTGaaagtaaattattcaatgaaataaatataaaacattgtGAAAATCAATTTGGTAAAGAACAATTTACAACAAAAGATCTTGTTGTTAGATTATCTGATGCCAAGGAATTTTATGCATTTCTTGATGTTTGTTATACTAAATTAACAAGTCAAAATGTAACAACTGGacaaaaaagtgaaaaatgtGGTTTTATACGTATTAATAAAGAATCAGTTGTTCCTTATACTgttaaagataatttaaaatatgtaccattattttattttgaaggtGAAACAGATAATCTTAAATTAAAAGCTGAAAAACTTGAGGGTTGggatttatcatatttaaaattttgttgtaaagtACAGGGTATaagaaatgaattattttcaagtgaaaCATGTTCAGTTATAAGTCTTAGTGACATTAAAAGTTATTTTCCACCTGGTACTGGTTTTGAAGATTATTGGCCAAGTAAAGTTACAGATTCACAATTATTTGGTGGTAAAAGTGGTCCATCAGCTGGTGGATGGACTAAACAACCACCagcaccaccatcatcatcatcatcaaaatcagTGACagttcataataataataacaataataataatagtaataataatagtaataaaaattcattaaatacaaGAACATCAACATTACAAAATATGGTTACAcgtaattcaacaaataattcaaatatgtGTCAAGTTAGTCAATCaagatcatcatcaacaacacatCAATCACATCCATCACCAACAGGAGTATCATCAAATGTTagatcatcaaataattcacaACAAATGATTAATTCTGTACCAGCTGGACTTAATGGTTGGTCTGGTCTTGTTGGTGGACAAGCTGCATTTCAGCAAGCAACTCTAGTTCCTCAATCAAATTCAATCATAAGAATGCCaacaaattcatcattaaatatgCACAAT cAAATGACAACGTCCAAAGGATAtgcacaacaacaacagcaacagcagcaacaacagcagcaacaacagtcAAGAAGTAACAGAAGTGGTAGTAGCAATTCACAACAGTATCCATCATATCCTGTAACCACCATGCAAGGATCAGCTCAGCCTCAACCACCTCCTCTTGTTAGACCATCAAGTCATTCAAATCAATCTAATCTTGG TTATCCAACCTATGGGAAGGATGACTG GGGAGGATCAGCATATGCaacatcaaatttatcaagtacttATCCACAAATGCTTAATTTAAGTAATGAACAAGTACATGCATTATTGCATCCTCAATCATCAGCATCAGCTTTGATGTCACATAATCAACGACATACACCACCTGCACATAATACATCTCATCCAAAGTATCCACCACCATTGATACCAGTTGCTAATGGATCATCTAATAATTCAGG tcattTACCAAGAAGAAAAGCATTGATACCAATCTCGGAACCAAATCCATCAAGTAGCACAATTGCACCATATAATGTACAAAAAGCACTTGTTGCTGAAAAATTTGTTCCATGTATCAATTTTAAACCTTACATATATTCTGAATTACTAATGACACTGCCTGATTTtgtccaaaatttttttcctgatCATAATGTTGAAAGTTGTCGACATGTTATGACTGAAGTACTTGGAGTTGACTTGTATCGAGGAAATAg gtatcaaatgaaaaaattattggaagCTGAAAAATGTTCATCAATAAATGACGAATTACCTCTTGTACAAGTGagtaatttattgaaatatatgccacaaatgaaatacatgttACGAAGTATGCCAACACCAGCTCATTCACCAGAAGAACATTCTGCTAAAAAACGTCAACGTACAAGCTAG
- the LOC122859891 gene encoding probable serine/threonine-protein kinase DDB_G0267686 isoform X9 yields the protein MQGTIDKVSVKQERPDEAEIRELAAKMVEANKAKMLTAIPGASQRPAGAAQSCTMLGYLTGKKTNDTTTSKTTTVEGKVPLDDESQRGKFGWITFDKSFIPFIYRGSEKYCAVRILEAKLLNKYLTFLHADIYSCTCIKSYFITEAESKLFNEINIKHCENQFGKEQFTTKDLVVRLSDAKEFYAFLDVCYTKLTSQNVTTGQKSEKCGFIRINKESVVPYTVKDNLKYVPLFYFEGETDNLKLKAEKLEGWDLSYLKFCCKVQGIRNELFSSETCSVISLSDIKSYFPPGTGFEDYWPSKVTDSQLFGGKSGPSAGGWTKQPPAPPSSSSSKSVTVHNNNNNNNNSNNNSNKNSLNTRTSTLQNMVTRNSTNNSNMCQVSQSRSSSTTHQSHPSPTGVSSNVRSSNNSQQMINSVPAGLNGWSGLVGGQAAFQQATLVPQSNSIIRMPTNSSLNMHNQMTTSKGYAQQQQQQQQQQQQQQSRSNRSGSSNSQQYPSYPVTTMQGSAQPQPPPLVRPSSHSNQSNLGGGSAYATSNLSSTYPQMLNLSNEQVHALLHPQSSASALMSHNQRHTPPAHNTSHPKYPPPLIPVANGSSNNSGHLPRRKALIPISEPNPSSSTIAPYNVQKALVAEKFVPCINFKPYIYSELLMTLPDFVQNFFPDHNVESCRHVMTEVLGVDLYRGNRYQMKKLLEAEKCSSINDELPLVQVSNLLKYMPQMKYMLRSMPTPAHSPEEHSAKKRQRTS from the exons ATGCAGg GGACAATTGATAAAGTATCAGTAAAACAAGAGCGACCAGATGAAGCGGAAATCCGTGAATTGGCTGCCAAAATGGTGGAAGCAAACAAGGCGAAAATGTTAACAGCAATACCTGGTGCATCACAAAGACCAGCTGGTGCAGCTCAATCTTGTACAATGCTTGGTTATTTAACgggtaaaaaaacaaatgatacaacaacatcaaaaacaacaacagttGAGGGTAAAGTACCACTTGATGATGAAAGTCAACGTGGTAAATTTGGTTGGATAACATTTGACAAATCTTTTATACCATTTATTTATCGTGGTAGTGAAAAATATTGTGCTGTTAGAATACTTGAAGCAAAGCTATTGAATAAGTACCTGACATTTCTTCATGCTGATATATACAGTTGTACATGtattaaaagttattttataaCTGAAGCTGaaagtaaattattcaatgaaataaatataaaacattgtGAAAATCAATTTGGTAAAGAACAATTTACAACAAAAGATCTTGTTGTTAGATTATCTGATGCCAAGGAATTTTATGCATTTCTTGATGTTTGTTATACTAAATTAACAAGTCAAAATGTAACAACTGGacaaaaaagtgaaaaatgtGGTTTTATACGTATTAATAAAGAATCAGTTGTTCCTTATACTgttaaagataatttaaaatatgtaccattattttattttgaaggtGAAACAGATAATCTTAAATTAAAAGCTGAAAAACTTGAGGGTTGggatttatcatatttaaaattttgttgtaaagtACAGGGTATaagaaatgaattattttcaagtgaaaCATGTTCAGTTATAAGTCTTAGTGACATTAAAAGTTATTTTCCACCTGGTACTGGTTTTGAAGATTATTGGCCAAGTAAAGTTACAGATTCACAATTATTTGGTGGTAAAAGTGGTCCATCAGCTGGTGGATGGACTAAACAACCACCagcaccaccatcatcatcatcatcaaaatcagTGACagttcataataataataacaataataataatagtaataataatagtaataaaaattcattaaatacaaGAACATCAACATTACAAAATATGGTTACAcgtaattcaacaaataattcaaatatgtGTCAAGTTAGTCAATCaagatcatcatcaacaacacatCAATCACATCCATCACCAACAGGAGTATCATCAAATGTTagatcatcaaataattcacaACAAATGATTAATTCTGTACCAGCTGGACTTAATGGTTGGTCTGGTCTTGTTGGTGGACAAGCTGCATTTCAGCAAGCAACTCTAGTTCCTCAATCAAATTCAATCATAAGAATGCCaacaaattcatcattaaatatgCACAAT cAAATGACAACGTCCAAAGGATAtgcacaacaacaacagcaacagcagcaacaacagcagcaacaacagtcAAGAAGTAACAGAAGTGGTAGTAGCAATTCACAACAGTATCCATCATATCCTGTAACCACCATGCAAGGATCAGCTCAGCCTCAACCACCTCCTCTTGTTAGACCATCAAGTCATTCAAATCAATCTAATCTTGG GGGAGGATCAGCATATGCaacatcaaatttatcaagtacttATCCACAAATGCTTAATTTAAGTAATGAACAAGTACATGCATTATTGCATCCTCAATCATCAGCATCAGCTTTGATGTCACATAATCAACGACATACACCACCTGCACATAATACATCTCATCCAAAGTATCCACCACCATTGATACCAGTTGCTAATGGATCATCTAATAATTCAGG tcattTACCAAGAAGAAAAGCATTGATACCAATCTCGGAACCAAATCCATCAAGTAGCACAATTGCACCATATAATGTACAAAAAGCACTTGTTGCTGAAAAATTTGTTCCATGTATCAATTTTAAACCTTACATATATTCTGAATTACTAATGACACTGCCTGATTTtgtccaaaatttttttcctgatCATAATGTTGAAAGTTGTCGACATGTTATGACTGAAGTACTTGGAGTTGACTTGTATCGAGGAAATAg gtatcaaatgaaaaaattattggaagCTGAAAAATGTTCATCAATAAATGACGAATTACCTCTTGTACAAGTGagtaatttattgaaatatatgccacaaatgaaatacatgttACGAAGTATGCCAACACCAGCTCATTCACCAGAAGAACATTCTGCTAAAAAACGTCAACGTACAAGCTAG
- the LOC122859891 gene encoding probable serine/threonine-protein kinase DDB_G0267686 isoform X5: MMALSSTECDLIIPRVTPSRNENTSVYGTIDKVSVKQERPDEAEIRELAAKMVEANKAKMLTAIPGASQRPAGAAQSCTMLGYLTGKKTNDTTTSKTTTVEGKVPLDDESQRGKFGWITFDKSFIPFIYRGSEKYCAVRILEAKLLNKYLTFLHADIYSCTCIKSYFITEAESKLFNEINIKHCENQFGKEQFTTKDLVVRLSDAKEFYAFLDVCYTKLTSQNVTTGQKSEKCGFIRINKESVVPYTVKDNLKYVPLFYFEGETDNLKLKAEKLEGWDLSYLKFCCKVQGIRNELFSSETCSVISLSDIKSYFPPGTGFEDYWPSKVTDSQLFGGKSGPSAGGWTKQPPAPPSSSSSKSVTVHNNNNNNNNSNNNSNKNSLNTRTSTLQNMVTRNSTNNSNMCQVSQSRSSSTTHQSHPSPTGVSSNVRSSNNSQQMINSVPAGLNGWSGLVGGQAAFQQATLVPQSNSIIRMPTNSSLNMHNQMTTSKGYAQQQQQQQQQQQQQQSRSNRSGSSNSQQYPSYPVTTMQGSAQPQPPPLVRPSSHSNQSNLGGGSAYATSNLSSTYPQMLNLSNEQVHALLHPQSSASALMSHNQRHTPPAHNTSHPKYPPPLIPVANGSSNNSGHLPRRKALIPISEPNPSSSTIAPYNVQKALVAEKFVPCINFKPYIYSELLMTLPDFVQNFFPDHNVESCRHVMTEVLGVDLYRGNRYQMKKLLEAEKCSSINDELPLVQVSNLLKYMPQMKYMLRSMPTPAHSPEEHSAKKRQRTS, translated from the exons ATGATGGCGTTGTCCTCAACAGAGTGTGATTTAATAATACCTCGTGTGACACCATcaagaaatgaaaatacatcTGTCTATG GGACAATTGATAAAGTATCAGTAAAACAAGAGCGACCAGATGAAGCGGAAATCCGTGAATTGGCTGCCAAAATGGTGGAAGCAAACAAGGCGAAAATGTTAACAGCAATACCTGGTGCATCACAAAGACCAGCTGGTGCAGCTCAATCTTGTACAATGCTTGGTTATTTAACgggtaaaaaaacaaatgatacaacaacatcaaaaacaacaacagttGAGGGTAAAGTACCACTTGATGATGAAAGTCAACGTGGTAAATTTGGTTGGATAACATTTGACAAATCTTTTATACCATTTATTTATCGTGGTAGTGAAAAATATTGTGCTGTTAGAATACTTGAAGCAAAGCTATTGAATAAGTACCTGACATTTCTTCATGCTGATATATACAGTTGTACATGtattaaaagttattttataaCTGAAGCTGaaagtaaattattcaatgaaataaatataaaacattgtGAAAATCAATTTGGTAAAGAACAATTTACAACAAAAGATCTTGTTGTTAGATTATCTGATGCCAAGGAATTTTATGCATTTCTTGATGTTTGTTATACTAAATTAACAAGTCAAAATGTAACAACTGGacaaaaaagtgaaaaatgtGGTTTTATACGTATTAATAAAGAATCAGTTGTTCCTTATACTgttaaagataatttaaaatatgtaccattattttattttgaaggtGAAACAGATAATCTTAAATTAAAAGCTGAAAAACTTGAGGGTTGggatttatcatatttaaaattttgttgtaaagtACAGGGTATaagaaatgaattattttcaagtgaaaCATGTTCAGTTATAAGTCTTAGTGACATTAAAAGTTATTTTCCACCTGGTACTGGTTTTGAAGATTATTGGCCAAGTAAAGTTACAGATTCACAATTATTTGGTGGTAAAAGTGGTCCATCAGCTGGTGGATGGACTAAACAACCACCagcaccaccatcatcatcatcatcaaaatcagTGACagttcataataataataacaataataataatagtaataataatagtaataaaaattcattaaatacaaGAACATCAACATTACAAAATATGGTTACAcgtaattcaacaaataattcaaatatgtGTCAAGTTAGTCAATCaagatcatcatcaacaacacatCAATCACATCCATCACCAACAGGAGTATCATCAAATGTTagatcatcaaataattcacaACAAATGATTAATTCTGTACCAGCTGGACTTAATGGTTGGTCTGGTCTTGTTGGTGGACAAGCTGCATTTCAGCAAGCAACTCTAGTTCCTCAATCAAATTCAATCATAAGAATGCCaacaaattcatcattaaatatgCACAAT cAAATGACAACGTCCAAAGGATAtgcacaacaacaacagcaacagcagcaacaacagcagcaacaacagtcAAGAAGTAACAGAAGTGGTAGTAGCAATTCACAACAGTATCCATCATATCCTGTAACCACCATGCAAGGATCAGCTCAGCCTCAACCACCTCCTCTTGTTAGACCATCAAGTCATTCAAATCAATCTAATCTTGG GGGAGGATCAGCATATGCaacatcaaatttatcaagtacttATCCACAAATGCTTAATTTAAGTAATGAACAAGTACATGCATTATTGCATCCTCAATCATCAGCATCAGCTTTGATGTCACATAATCAACGACATACACCACCTGCACATAATACATCTCATCCAAAGTATCCACCACCATTGATACCAGTTGCTAATGGATCATCTAATAATTCAGG tcattTACCAAGAAGAAAAGCATTGATACCAATCTCGGAACCAAATCCATCAAGTAGCACAATTGCACCATATAATGTACAAAAAGCACTTGTTGCTGAAAAATTTGTTCCATGTATCAATTTTAAACCTTACATATATTCTGAATTACTAATGACACTGCCTGATTTtgtccaaaatttttttcctgatCATAATGTTGAAAGTTGTCGACATGTTATGACTGAAGTACTTGGAGTTGACTTGTATCGAGGAAATAg gtatcaaatgaaaaaattattggaagCTGAAAAATGTTCATCAATAAATGACGAATTACCTCTTGTACAAGTGagtaatttattgaaatatatgccacaaatgaaatacatgttACGAAGTATGCCAACACCAGCTCATTCACCAGAAGAACATTCTGCTAAAAAACGTCAACGTACAAGCTAG